The stretch of DNA GTTTCGGAACAAATGGATTTTGAATTGACATCGACGAGACACCTTCATGAGTTGCTCCAATAGAACGAAATCGACAACGGTTGAGTGCTGCAAGGCATCCATCAACGTCGAATCCGAATCGCCAAGGATCCGAAGACGGTTCTTCCATCTTAAGTACCTTTTTGACCGCGTTGCCGGTTGGGTCTTGTTGGTGGCGTTTTCTCCACTGACGCTGTTGCTGTGGATGATCGTGAAATTGACTTCGCCCGGTCCCGGTTTTTACAAGCAAGAACGGGTGGGGTTGAATGGCGAAACATTTGACATTTTCAAACTTCGCTCGATGAACGTCGATGCCGAAAAATCGGGGAAAGCGATTTGGGCGAAAAAGGGGGATCCTCGAACAACGCCCGTTGGCCGCACCCTGCGAAAACTTCACCTCGACGAGATTCCTCAGTTGTTTAACGTCGCTCGCGGTGAAATGTCGTTTGTGGGCCCACGGCCCGAACGACCCTCCATTTGTGAGACGTTGGCCGAGGAAATCGATGGCTACTACGATCGGACCCACGTCAAGCCGGGAATCACCGGTTTGTCGCAAATCAATTTGCCGCCCGACGAAAAAATCGAGGATGTGCGTCGCAAACAAGTCTTGGATCTTTGCTATATCGGCGAAACCAACGTTTGGCTGGAATTACGGATTTTGATCGCCACCGCGCTGCGCATTGTGGGGGTCAAGGGTGAGACGGTGATGCGGTGGATGCGGTTATGCCGCCGAGACCTGCTGGTTCAACAAGGCCTCGCTCAAGCTCACCCGACCCCGCACGCAAACCGCAAAAAGCTCCCGAATGTCCCCCGTCCCTCGCGCGCCGCAAAACAGGTACCGGTCGCAGTCGGTGTGCTCAATGAAGACTCGCCCGCTGAATTGAATACCGATTCGTTTGCGCCCCCGCATCATCCGCGTTAACGGTCGTTCCAGCCTACGTCAACACCTTCAATCCGAAAGAAATCACTCGCTGACATGAGCGCCGACGACTGCTGTCCGATCTCGCAGATCCCCAATGCGCTCACGGTCGATGTGGAAGACTACTTTCACGTCTCGGCGTTCGCTGATCGTGTTTGTCGTCATGATTGGGACCGCTATGAATGTCGAGTGGAAACCAGCACCGATCGGTTGCTTTCGCTGTTCGATGCCGAACAAGTGCGGGGCACCTTCTTTGTCCTCGGCTGGGTGGCCGAGCGGTATCCGGCGCTGATCCGACGGATTGCCGATGCCGGTCACGAAATCGCCTCGCATGGCTATTGGCACCAACTCGTTTACGACCTGACACCCGAAGCGTTCGCTAAAGACATTGCCGACAGCAAAGAGGCGATCGCGGACGCCTGCGGCGTCGTTGTCACAGCCTACCGAGCCCCCAGTTTTTCGATCACCGAAAAATCACTGTGGGCGTTGGATATCCTGGCCGAACACGGCTTCGAGACCGATTCCAGCATCTTTCCCATCAGCGGCCACGACCGCTACGGAATGGCAACGGCCCAAAAAGAGATCCATGAAATCCAAACCGAACATGGACC from Novipirellula artificiosorum encodes:
- a CDS encoding sugar transferase, whose amino-acid sequence is MSCSNRTKSTTVECCKASINVESESPRIRRRFFHLKYLFDRVAGWVLLVAFSPLTLLLWMIVKLTSPGPGFYKQERVGLNGETFDIFKLRSMNVDAEKSGKAIWAKKGDPRTTPVGRTLRKLHLDEIPQLFNVARGEMSFVGPRPERPSICETLAEEIDGYYDRTHVKPGITGLSQINLPPDEKIEDVRRKQVLDLCYIGETNVWLELRILIATALRIVGVKGETVMRWMRLCRRDLLVQQGLAQAHPTPHANRKKLPNVPRPSRAAKQVPVAVGVLNEDSPAELNTDSFAPPHHPR
- a CDS encoding XrtA system polysaccharide deacetylase — encoded protein: MSADDCCPISQIPNALTVDVEDYFHVSAFADRVCRHDWDRYECRVETSTDRLLSLFDAEQVRGTFFVLGWVAERYPALIRRIADAGHEIASHGYWHQLVYDLTPEAFAKDIADSKEAIADACGVVVTAYRAPSFSITEKSLWALDILAEHGFETDSSIFPISGHDRYGMATAQKEIHEIQTEHGPIREFPPSAWSTGRVHVPVGGGYFRLFPLRLTSQAINAVRREGRPAMFYTHPWEIDADQPRIKQINKRSRFRHYVGLKRTENRLRRLCSTHRFGPMAAVIESVTSHEVNRPERPPAAPAPEKPHESIL